One window of the Leucobacter komagatae genome contains the following:
- a CDS encoding XRE family transcriptional regulator, which yields MTIEALDLPAAEPETDSGDALTLGRRIRERRTELGMTLEQLAQAVDRAPSQLSALENGKREPRLPLLRALASALQSTVDELLLDEAPSERAALEISVERAQRGSVFRSLGLQPIRVSKATNDETLRAIIGLHQEVERLHSERAATPEEARRANTELRAGMRVANNYYPDLERAAADLLDSVGYSGGPVLQQTVAKVAEKLGFTLHYVSDLPHSTRSVIDRRNGRIYLSANLPSRDARAPILRALGSLVCGHEEPKNYGDFLKQRVEVNYLAGAVLLPETAAVESLRDAKKRREISMEDLRDAFAVSYEMAAHRFTNLATEWLDLNVHFMKAHESGTLIKAYENDGVRFPSDALGNLEGAMVCRNWTARTVFAQPDFFNPWYQYTDMAAGGTYWCTSRLENAKEGQYSVSVGVRFEDVKWFRGRETQHRSKSFCPDERCCRRASTELTQKWHASAWPEAATPTSLLAALPTGTFPGVDSHEVYEFLESHE from the coding sequence ATGACTATTGAAGCCCTCGATCTTCCGGCGGCAGAGCCCGAGACCGACTCCGGTGACGCCCTGACGCTTGGTCGCCGCATCCGCGAGCGGCGCACCGAGCTCGGCATGACGCTTGAGCAGCTTGCGCAAGCAGTCGACCGCGCGCCGTCGCAGCTGTCGGCGCTCGAGAACGGCAAACGCGAACCCAGGCTGCCGCTGCTCCGGGCGCTCGCGAGCGCGCTCCAGTCGACGGTCGACGAGCTGCTGCTCGACGAGGCCCCGAGCGAGCGGGCCGCGCTCGAGATCTCGGTTGAGCGTGCCCAGCGCGGCTCGGTCTTCCGCTCGCTCGGGCTGCAGCCCATCCGGGTGTCGAAAGCGACGAACGATGAGACGCTGCGCGCGATCATCGGCCTCCACCAGGAGGTCGAGCGGCTGCACAGCGAGCGCGCTGCGACACCGGAGGAGGCGCGGCGCGCGAACACCGAGCTGCGTGCGGGCATGCGCGTCGCGAACAACTACTACCCAGACCTGGAGCGGGCGGCTGCCGACCTGCTCGACAGCGTCGGCTACTCGGGCGGCCCCGTGCTGCAGCAGACCGTCGCGAAGGTGGCTGAGAAGCTCGGGTTCACCCTGCACTACGTGTCTGACCTGCCGCACTCGACGCGCTCGGTCATCGACCGGCGCAACGGGCGTATCTACCTGAGCGCGAACCTGCCGTCGCGCGACGCTCGCGCCCCGATCCTGCGCGCCCTTGGCAGCCTCGTGTGCGGGCACGAAGAACCGAAGAACTACGGTGACTTCCTCAAGCAGCGCGTCGAGGTGAACTACCTCGCGGGCGCGGTCCTGCTGCCTGAAACCGCGGCCGTTGAGTCGCTCAGGGATGCGAAGAAGCGCCGCGAGATCTCGATGGAGGATCTGCGCGACGCGTTCGCCGTCTCCTACGAGATGGCGGCGCACCGGTTCACGAACCTGGCAACCGAGTGGCTCGACTTGAACGTCCACTTCATGAAGGCGCACGAGTCGGGCACGCTCATCAAGGCGTACGAGAATGACGGCGTGCGTTTCCCCTCGGATGCGCTCGGTAACCTTGAGGGCGCGATGGTCTGCCGCAACTGGACGGCGAGAACGGTGTTCGCTCAGCCTGACTTCTTCAACCCCTGGTACCAGTACACCGACATGGCCGCGGGCGGGACCTACTGGTGCACGTCGCGCCTCGAGAACGCGAAGGAGGGGCAGTACTCCGTGAGCGTCGGGGTGCGCTTTGAAGACGTGAAGTGGTTCCGGGGACGCGAGACCCAGCACCGATCGAAGTCGTTCTGCCCAGACGAGCGCTGCTGCAGGCGAGCCTCGACCGAGCTGACGCAGAAGTGGCACGCGTCGGCGTGGCCCGAGGCGGCGACGCCGACGAGCCTCCTGGCAGCGCTTCCGACGGGCACATTCCCAGGCGTCGACTCCCACGAGGTGTACGAGTTCCTGGAGTCGCACGAGTAG
- a CDS encoding FHA domain-containing protein, translated as MNAMIRAQVTDLTIDELEAVQSLPSGAALLVVRRGPDLGARFLLDQDSTVAGRHPAADIFLDDVTVSRKHAEFKRRGTVFSVLDRGSLNGTYSNGERIDGEVVLEDGVEVQVGKFRFTFFASRFDLPGSF; from the coding sequence CTGAACGCGATGATTCGCGCCCAGGTGACCGACCTTACGATCGATGAGCTCGAGGCCGTGCAGTCGCTCCCATCGGGCGCGGCGCTGCTCGTCGTACGCCGCGGCCCCGACCTGGGCGCACGGTTCCTCCTCGATCAGGATTCGACCGTGGCGGGGCGCCACCCAGCGGCCGACATCTTCTTGGACGACGTGACCGTCTCGCGTAAGCACGCAGAGTTCAAGCGCCGCGGTACCGTGTTCTCCGTGCTCGATCGCGGCTCGCTCAATGGGACGTACAGCAACGGTGAGCGCATCGATGGCGAGGTCGTTCTTGAGGACGGCGTCGAGGTGCAGGTTGGCAAGTTCCGCTTCACCTTCTTCGCGTCGCGGTTTGATCTGCCAGGCTCCTTCTAA
- a CDS encoding Rv2175c family DNA-binding protein, which yields MSDNTVSFESTLTIPEVAEQFGISLGKVHRLVEERYLAIVRIDGVKRIPAEFVQGAEPLHSLRGTLLALSDAGLTEEESVHWLYSVSDELGERPIDLLLRGNKSAVRRATQALAF from the coding sequence GTGTCAGACAATACTGTGTCATTCGAGTCGACCCTTACTATCCCCGAAGTTGCTGAGCAGTTCGGGATTTCGCTGGGCAAGGTGCACCGCCTGGTCGAAGAGCGCTACCTCGCGATCGTGCGAATTGACGGCGTCAAGCGGATCCCGGCCGAGTTCGTGCAGGGAGCTGAGCCGCTGCACTCGCTGCGCGGCACGCTGCTCGCGCTGAGCGACGCGGGTCTCACCGAGGAAGAGTCGGTGCACTGGCTGTACTCGGTGAGTGACGAGCTCGGCGAGCGCCCCATCGACCTCCTGCTCAGGGGGAACAAGAGCGCCGTGCGCCGCGCCACGCAGGCGCTCGCCTTCTAG
- a CDS encoding lysophospholipid acyltransferase family protein — protein sequence MLYWIFKHLIVGPFLKAVYRPWVEGAENIPATGPVILVGNHLSVIDSFFLPIMIERRVYFLAKSEYFSGKGLKGWLVKTFMLGVGQLPIDRSGGKASEASLNTALNVLDRGDVLGIYPEGTRSPDARLYRGRTGVARMVLESGVPVVPVVMIDTEKAMPIGAKFPKIRRIGTVIGQPLDFSRFEGMSADRFVLRSVTDEITLAIQELSGQEYVDVYASSVRERTGK from the coding sequence TTGCTCTACTGGATCTTTAAACACCTGATCGTCGGGCCGTTTTTGAAAGCGGTGTACCGGCCGTGGGTGGAGGGAGCCGAGAACATTCCGGCGACTGGCCCCGTAATTCTTGTCGGGAATCACCTATCTGTTATTGATTCGTTCTTTCTCCCGATCATGATCGAGCGCCGCGTGTACTTCCTCGCGAAGAGCGAGTACTTCTCGGGTAAGGGCCTGAAGGGCTGGCTCGTGAAGACATTCATGCTCGGCGTCGGCCAGCTTCCGATCGACCGCTCCGGCGGCAAGGCCTCGGAGGCGTCGTTGAATACGGCCCTCAATGTGTTGGATCGCGGGGACGTGCTCGGCATTTACCCCGAGGGCACCCGCAGCCCTGACGCCCGCCTCTACCGCGGCCGTACCGGCGTCGCGCGGATGGTGCTGGAGTCGGGTGTGCCTGTCGTGCCCGTCGTGATGATTGACACGGAGAAGGCGATGCCGATCGGGGCGAAGTTCCCGAAGATCCGGCGTATCGGCACGGTCATTGGCCAGCCGCTTGATTTCAGCCGGTTCGAGGGCATGAGCGCCGATCGCTTCGTGCTGCGCAGCGTCACCGACGAGATCACGCTCGCGATCCAGGAGCTCAGCGGCCAGGAGTACGTCGACGTCTACGCTTCGAGCGTTCGCGAGCGCACCGGAAAGTAG
- the pknB gene encoding Stk1 family PASTA domain-containing Ser/Thr kinase — translation MTPATIDPLIGQTLDARYVIRSRIARGGMAMVYLAHDLRLERKVAVKVMHEHLAEDADFTRRFDREARSAARLSHTNLVNVFDQGQDLGRVYLVMEYLPSITLRELLKKQQRLTLDQSLEIGEAVLAGLAAAHNAGIVHRDLKPENVLLVDDGRIKLGDFGLARAVSANTTTGQALLGTIAYLSPELVTRGVAGERSDLYAFGIMLYEMITGSQPFTGEQPMQIAYQHAHSDVPAPSEAGDVSTPALDSFVVWLTQRDPDLRPANAGEALVHMRELRDDPYRMPDALATAVLPIGGAPGDTTVLPADGFDDDAATTHLTPATSVLSGLDQAALRGAPAGPAAVPTVGPASDEPVSSADRAHGAGVKRGRRGRIAALVIVALALATAGAAFWFGQGPGSAVTVPDVSGKTMAAAQQELEALDLTVATAECSSLDVEVGLASVVTPEPGSRLDRGSEVTLCQSTGPELLAVPTLIGLNVDDAIALIGESRFTFGEVTDTRFSDAADGEVLAALDSNDEALGDEFPERGTINLIVSAGRPPAVSGLTVEQATKALADAKLTVDAGHNTEVISDDVPKGQVVGVNWQTDPVRPGDTVGLQISSGPELFEIPDVSGMGLQEAMDTLAGAGFSPSTLVPEPLRGLAKATGTNPGAGERVEAGTEIRITSQLSL, via the coding sequence GTGACTCCTGCGACCATCGACCCGCTCATCGGGCAAACGCTCGACGCGCGCTACGTGATACGCTCACGCATCGCCCGCGGCGGCATGGCGATGGTGTACCTCGCCCACGACCTGCGGCTTGAGCGCAAGGTCGCCGTGAAGGTCATGCACGAGCACCTCGCGGAGGACGCCGATTTCACGCGCCGGTTCGACCGCGAGGCGCGAAGCGCTGCGCGCCTTTCGCACACCAACCTCGTGAACGTCTTCGATCAGGGCCAGGACCTGGGGCGCGTGTATCTCGTCATGGAGTACCTTCCGAGCATCACGCTGCGGGAGCTCCTGAAGAAGCAGCAGCGGCTCACGCTCGACCAGAGCCTCGAGATCGGCGAAGCCGTGCTCGCCGGCCTCGCCGCGGCCCACAACGCCGGGATCGTGCACCGCGACCTCAAACCCGAGAACGTGCTCCTGGTCGACGACGGCCGCATCAAGCTCGGCGACTTTGGGCTCGCGCGCGCCGTGAGCGCGAACACGACCACGGGGCAGGCGCTGCTCGGCACGATCGCGTACCTCTCCCCAGAGCTCGTCACGCGCGGCGTCGCAGGCGAGCGCAGCGACCTCTACGCGTTCGGCATCATGCTCTACGAGATGATCACCGGTTCGCAGCCGTTCACGGGCGAACAGCCCATGCAGATTGCCTACCAGCACGCGCACTCAGACGTGCCCGCTCCCTCGGAGGCCGGCGACGTCTCTACCCCCGCACTCGACAGCTTCGTGGTGTGGCTGACCCAGCGCGATCCTGATCTGCGACCGGCGAACGCCGGCGAAGCGCTCGTGCACATGCGCGAACTGCGCGACGACCCCTACCGGATGCCCGATGCGCTCGCGACCGCGGTGCTGCCCATCGGGGGCGCCCCCGGCGACACCACGGTGCTGCCCGCCGACGGCTTCGACGATGACGCCGCCACAACGCACCTCACCCCCGCGACCTCTGTGCTCAGCGGGCTCGACCAGGCCGCGCTCCGGGGCGCGCCCGCGGGGCCTGCTGCCGTGCCAACTGTGGGGCCGGCGAGCGATGAGCCGGTGAGCAGCGCCGATCGCGCGCACGGCGCCGGCGTCAAGCGTGGCCGCCGCGGCAGGATCGCGGCGCTCGTCATCGTCGCGCTCGCGCTCGCGACAGCGGGGGCCGCGTTCTGGTTCGGGCAGGGCCCCGGCTCGGCCGTCACCGTTCCCGACGTGTCAGGCAAGACCATGGCCGCGGCCCAGCAGGAGCTCGAGGCGCTCGACCTCACCGTCGCCACGGCGGAGTGCTCGAGCCTCGACGTGGAGGTCGGGCTCGCCTCGGTGGTGACCCCCGAACCCGGCAGCCGGCTCGACCGCGGCTCCGAGGTCACGCTGTGCCAGTCAACTGGCCCCGAGCTGCTCGCCGTGCCGACGCTCATCGGCCTCAACGTCGACGACGCAATCGCGCTCATCGGCGAAAGCAGGTTCACCTTCGGCGAGGTCACAGACACCCGGTTCTCTGACGCAGCTGATGGCGAAGTGCTCGCGGCGCTCGACAGCAACGACGAGGCACTCGGCGACGAGTTCCCCGAGCGCGGCACGATCAACCTCATCGTGTCGGCCGGTCGACCGCCCGCAGTGAGCGGCCTCACCGTTGAGCAGGCCACGAAGGCGCTCGCCGACGCTAAGCTCACCGTCGACGCCGGGCACAACACCGAGGTCATCAGCGACGACGTGCCGAAGGGGCAGGTCGTCGGCGTGAACTGGCAGACCGACCCCGTGCGCCCCGGCGACACCGTTGGGTTGCAGATCTCGTCAGGCCCCGAACTCTTCGAGATCCCTGACGTTTCCGGGATGGGGCTCCAGGAGGCGATGGACACGCTCGCAGGCGCCGGGTTCTCCCCCTCAACTCTCGTGCCCGAGCCGCTGCGCGGGCTCGCCAAGGCGACCGGCACCAACCCCGGCGCCGGAGAGCGCGTCGAGGCCGGAACCGAGATCCGGATCACGTCCCAGCTCTCGCTCTAG
- a CDS encoding class II 3-deoxy-7-phosphoheptulonate synthase has protein sequence MNAPSVETLTAQQTFEQLDAYRALEAKQQPTWPDAAALGYAKQELSTQPPLVFAGEVDQLRERLASAARGEAFLLQGGDCAETFEAATADKIRDRVKTLLQMAVVLTYGASMPVIKVGRMAGQFAKPRSSNEETREGVTLPAYRGDLVNGYDFTEASRTADPSRLVRGYHVSASTLNLIRAFTQGGMADLRQVNSWNQGFVSNPANQRYEALATEIDRALRFMDACGVDHTALTQTEFYVSHEALLLDYERPLARIDSRTSELYGTSGHMLWIGERTRDLDGAHVDFLSKLRNPIGVKLGPTATTDDALRLIDKLDPEREPGRLTFITRMGAEKIRDVLPGLLAGVRDAGAQPLWVTDPMHGNGITTATGFKTRRFNDVMDELLGFFEAHREVGTYPGGIHVELTGDDVTECLGGSENIDEEALATRYESVCDPRLNHMQSLELAFQVAEELKRTASAR, from the coding sequence ATGAACGCACCAAGCGTAGAGACCCTGACGGCGCAGCAGACCTTTGAGCAGCTCGATGCATATCGTGCACTCGAGGCGAAGCAGCAGCCGACATGGCCCGACGCAGCCGCCCTTGGGTATGCGAAACAGGAGCTCTCGACGCAGCCGCCCCTCGTGTTTGCGGGCGAGGTCGACCAGCTCCGCGAGCGCCTCGCGAGCGCGGCCCGCGGAGAAGCTTTCTTGCTGCAGGGCGGCGACTGCGCTGAGACCTTTGAAGCGGCGACCGCCGACAAGATCCGTGACCGGGTGAAGACGCTCCTGCAGATGGCAGTCGTGCTCACGTACGGCGCGTCGATGCCGGTGATCAAGGTTGGCCGCATGGCCGGCCAGTTCGCGAAGCCGCGCTCGAGCAACGAGGAAACCCGCGAGGGTGTCACGCTGCCCGCGTACCGCGGCGACCTCGTGAACGGTTACGACTTCACGGAAGCGTCACGCACCGCCGACCCGAGCCGCCTCGTTCGCGGCTACCACGTGTCGGCTTCGACGCTGAACCTCATCCGCGCGTTCACGCAGGGCGGCATGGCTGACCTGCGCCAGGTGAACTCCTGGAACCAGGGCTTCGTGTCGAACCCCGCGAACCAGCGGTACGAGGCGCTCGCGACCGAGATCGACCGCGCGCTCCGCTTCATGGACGCGTGCGGCGTCGATCACACGGCGCTCACGCAGACCGAGTTCTACGTCAGCCACGAGGCGCTGCTGCTCGACTACGAGCGTCCCCTCGCGCGGATCGACTCGCGCACGAGCGAGCTCTACGGCACCTCGGGGCACATGCTCTGGATCGGGGAGCGCACCCGCGACCTCGACGGCGCGCACGTCGACTTCCTGTCGAAGCTGCGCAACCCGATCGGCGTGAAGCTGGGCCCGACCGCGACGACTGACGATGCGCTGCGGCTCATCGACAAGCTCGATCCTGAGCGCGAGCCCGGCCGCCTGACGTTCATCACCCGCATGGGCGCCGAGAAGATCCGCGATGTGCTCCCGGGCCTGCTCGCGGGCGTTCGCGACGCCGGCGCGCAGCCGCTGTGGGTCACTGACCCGATGCACGGCAACGGCATCACGACCGCGACGGGCTTCAAGACCCGCCGATTCAACGACGTGATGGACGAGCTGCTTGGCTTCTTCGAGGCGCACCGCGAGGTCGGAACGTACCCCGGCGGCATCCACGTCGAGCTCACGGGCGACGACGTGACGGAATGCCTCGGCGGCTCCGAGAACATCGACGAGGAAGCGCTCGCGACGCGCTACGAATCGGTGTGCGACCCGCGCCTGAACCACATGCAGTCGCTGGAGCTCGCATTCCAGGTCGCTGAAGAGCTCAAGCGCACCGCCAGCGCGCGCTAA
- a CDS encoding AMP-dependent synthetase/ligase → MKLSETPLLVPPVPEDNITDLLEQRVAATPDRPLFATPTGDGWSDITATEFRAQVITLAKGFVAAGVEPGDHIAFMCKTSYEWTLVDFALHYAGAIMVPVYETSSALQIHWILEDSGARGFMIETADQFSRFAEVQDQLGKVDLVWRLDEGAVAALGIQGADVDDAEIERRRNLASGDDIATLIYTSGSTGRPKGCVLTHSNFVDLSRNAGSALSELVQQPGAATLLFVTLAHVFARFISVLCVHGGVRVGHQADTTQLLPSLGSFHPTFLLAVPRVFEKVYNSAEQSTEAEGKGKIFRAAAKVAVEHSEALDAGKVPFMLGLKFRVFDKLVYSKLRSKLGGRVQYAVSGSAPLSQYLGHFYRSLGIKILEGYGLTETTAPVTVNLPDKFKIGTVGPALPGHTVRIAEDGEIEVKGIDVFKEYWNNPEATKAVFTEDGFFKTGDLGSLDSDGYLSITGRKKEIIVTAGGKNVAPAALEDPIRANTIISQVVAVGEQKPFIAALITLDMEMLPAWLKNQGENPDMTVEEAARHPKVLAEVQRAVDEGNKYVSRAESIRKFVILPTDFVEANGHLTPKMSIKRDNILRDFAAEIADIYGENPQTEAVQTQH, encoded by the coding sequence GTGAAGCTGTCAGAAACACCACTGCTCGTTCCCCCGGTTCCCGAGGATAACATTACAGACCTTCTCGAACAGCGGGTTGCTGCCACCCCCGATCGCCCGCTCTTTGCCACACCGACAGGCGATGGCTGGAGTGACATCACGGCAACCGAGTTCCGCGCCCAGGTCATCACTCTCGCTAAGGGGTTCGTCGCCGCGGGCGTCGAACCCGGCGACCACATCGCGTTCATGTGCAAGACGAGCTACGAGTGGACGCTCGTCGACTTCGCGCTGCACTACGCCGGGGCCATCATGGTTCCCGTTTACGAGACGTCTTCCGCGCTGCAGATCCACTGGATCCTTGAGGATTCTGGCGCCCGCGGCTTCATGATCGAGACCGCCGATCAGTTCAGCCGTTTCGCTGAGGTGCAGGATCAGCTCGGCAAGGTTGACCTGGTCTGGCGCCTCGACGAGGGCGCGGTTGCGGCCCTCGGAATCCAGGGGGCCGACGTCGATGACGCCGAGATCGAGCGCCGCCGCAACCTCGCGAGCGGCGACGACATCGCAACCCTCATCTACACGTCGGGGTCGACCGGCCGCCCCAAGGGCTGCGTGCTCACCCACTCGAACTTCGTCGATCTCTCGCGGAACGCGGGTAGCGCGCTCTCGGAGCTCGTCCAGCAGCCCGGCGCGGCCACGCTGCTCTTCGTCACGCTGGCCCACGTCTTCGCACGCTTCATCTCAGTGCTCTGCGTGCACGGCGGCGTGCGCGTCGGGCACCAGGCTGACACGACCCAGCTGCTCCCCTCGCTCGGCTCGTTCCACCCAACGTTCCTGCTCGCAGTCCCCCGCGTCTTCGAGAAGGTCTACAACTCCGCCGAGCAGTCGACCGAGGCGGAGGGCAAGGGCAAGATCTTCCGCGCCGCGGCAAAGGTCGCGGTCGAGCACTCTGAGGCGCTCGACGCCGGCAAGGTGCCGTTCATGCTCGGCCTCAAGTTCCGTGTATTCGACAAGCTCGTCTACTCGAAGCTCCGCTCGAAGCTCGGCGGCCGCGTCCAGTACGCCGTCTCCGGCTCCGCACCGCTGAGCCAGTACCTCGGCCACTTCTACCGCAGCCTCGGCATCAAGATCCTTGAGGGCTACGGCCTGACCGAGACAACGGCGCCCGTCACGGTGAACCTGCCCGACAAGTTCAAGATTGGCACCGTCGGCCCAGCGCTCCCCGGCCACACCGTGCGCATCGCAGAAGACGGCGAGATCGAGGTCAAGGGCATCGACGTCTTCAAGGAGTACTGGAACAACCCCGAGGCGACGAAGGCGGTCTTCACCGAGGACGGCTTCTTCAAGACCGGCGACCTGGGGTCGCTCGACAGCGACGGCTACCTGTCGATCACCGGCCGCAAGAAGGAGATCATCGTGACCGCGGGCGGCAAGAACGTCGCCCCCGCCGCACTTGAGGATCCGATCCGCGCGAACACGATCATCAGCCAGGTCGTTGCCGTCGGCGAGCAGAAGCCCTTCATCGCGGCGCTGATCACCCTGGACATGGAGATGCTCCCGGCCTGGCTCAAGAACCAGGGTGAGAACCCCGACATGACCGTCGAGGAGGCCGCGCGCCACCCGAAGGTGCTCGCTGAGGTGCAGCGCGCCGTCGACGAGGGCAACAAGTACGTCTCGCGGGCGGAGTCGATTCGCAAGTTCGTCATCCTGCCGACCGACTTCGTCGAGGCGAACGGTCACCTCACCCCGAAGATGAGCATCAAGCGCGACAACATTCTCCGCGACTTCGCGGCTGAGATCGCCGACATCTACGGCGAGAACCCGCAGACAGAGGCCGTGCAGACGCAGCACTAG
- a CDS encoding MerR family transcriptional regulator — translation MLFSDGLPQPNIDGGFKGAVAARAAGITYRQLDYWARTGLVEPTVRGASGSGSQRLYGFRDILVLKLVKRLLDTGISLQQIRTAVAQLHEAGVHDLSQTTLMSDGAGVYLCTSNDEVIDLVSRGQGVFGIAVGKVLREVETSLVDLDDHREKAADDSSMNDELAARRAARKTS, via the coding sequence ATGCTGTTCAGCGATGGCCTCCCTCAGCCGAACATTGACGGTGGCTTCAAGGGCGCCGTCGCGGCACGCGCCGCCGGCATCACCTACCGCCAGCTCGACTACTGGGCCCGCACCGGGCTCGTCGAGCCGACGGTGCGCGGTGCGAGCGGCTCGGGCTCACAGCGCCTCTACGGCTTCCGAGACATCCTCGTGCTGAAGCTCGTGAAGCGCCTGCTCGACACGGGCATCTCGCTCCAGCAGATCCGTACCGCGGTGGCACAGCTCCACGAGGCCGGCGTGCACGACCTTTCACAGACGACGCTCATGAGCGACGGCGCGGGCGTGTACCTCTGCACCTCGAACGATGAGGTTATCGACCTTGTGAGCCGCGGCCAGGGCGTCTTCGGCATCGCCGTCGGCAAGGTGCTTCGGGAGGTCGAGACCTCACTCGTTGATCTCGACGACCACCGCGAGAAGGCCGCTGACGACTCGTCGATGAACGACGAACTGGCTGCCCGTCGCGCGGCCCGCAAGACCTCTTAA
- the def gene encoding peptide deformylase, translating into MAKREIRLFGDPVLRTVCEDVTEIDAGVRAMVLDLCETVDEPGRAGLASTQIGYTLRAFSLNIDGHIEYVLNPELIEVSGEPVPTGEGCLSVPDLWFPVMRYPYAKVRGMNLDGEEITIEGEGLKAQALQHECDHLDGKLYISRLDRENRGEAMRQIRTSAWF; encoded by the coding sequence ATGGCAAAACGCGAGATTCGGCTGTTCGGGGATCCGGTGCTCCGCACGGTGTGCGAGGACGTGACCGAGATTGACGCTGGTGTGCGGGCGATGGTGCTTGATCTGTGCGAAACCGTCGACGAGCCCGGCCGTGCTGGGCTCGCATCGACCCAGATCGGATACACCCTCCGAGCCTTCAGCCTGAACATCGACGGTCACATCGAATACGTCTTGAACCCCGAGCTCATCGAGGTATCGGGCGAACCCGTTCCGACGGGCGAAGGGTGCCTGTCGGTCCCAGACCTCTGGTTCCCGGTGATGCGCTATCCGTACGCCAAGGTGCGCGGCATGAACCTCGACGGCGAGGAGATCACGATCGAGGGTGAGGGCCTGAAAGCGCAGGCGCTGCAGCACGAGTGCGACCACCTCGACGGCAAGCTGTACATCTCGCGCCTCGACCGCGAGAACCGAGGCGAGGCGATGCGGCAGATTCGCACCTCGGCCTGGTTCTGA
- a CDS encoding ParA family protein yields MHVLSVSSLKGGVGKTTVSLGIASAAFSRGLRTLVVDLDPQSDVSTGLAVDPEGYANVADVLESPKEKVVRSAIAPSGWNEFHEGGKIDLLVGSPSAINFDGPHPSARDIWKLEEALAIVEADYDLVLIDSAPSLNALTRTAWAASDRVLIVTEPSLFAVAATDRALRAIEEIRRGVSPRLQPLGILINRVQPQSMEHQFRIRELREMFGPLVLNPQLPERPALQQAQGAAKPVHLWPGEPAQEMAANFDLVLDRVLRSAGQAAIQAKQA; encoded by the coding sequence GTGCATGTATTGAGTGTCAGCTCCCTCAAAGGTGGCGTAGGAAAGACGACCGTAAGTCTCGGCATTGCGTCGGCAGCATTCTCGCGCGGCCTGAGGACCTTGGTCGTTGACCTTGATCCGCAGTCAGACGTTTCGACAGGCCTCGCGGTCGACCCCGAGGGCTACGCCAACGTCGCTGATGTCCTCGAGTCGCCGAAGGAGAAGGTCGTGCGCTCGGCCATCGCCCCGAGCGGCTGGAATGAGTTTCACGAGGGCGGCAAGATCGACCTGCTGGTCGGCAGCCCCTCGGCGATCAACTTTGATGGGCCGCACCCTTCGGCTCGCGACATCTGGAAGCTCGAGGAGGCGCTCGCGATCGTCGAGGCCGACTACGACCTCGTTCTGATCGACTCGGCGCCGTCGCTGAACGCGCTCACCCGTACGGCCTGGGCCGCGAGTGACCGCGTGCTCATTGTTACGGAGCCCAGCCTGTTCGCCGTCGCGGCAACTGACCGCGCGCTGCGCGCAATCGAGGAGATCCGCCGCGGCGTGAGCCCCCGCCTGCAGCCGCTCGGCATCCTCATCAACCGCGTTCAGCCGCAGTCAATGGAGCACCAGTTCCGCATCCGCGAGCTGCGCGAGATGTTCGGCCCGCTCGTGCTGAACCCGCAGCTGCCCGAGCGCCCCGCGCTCCAGCAGGCGCAGGGTGCGGCGAAGCCCGTTCACCTGTGGCCGGGTGAGCCCGCTCAGGAGATGGCCGCAAACTTTGACCTCGTGCTCGACCGCGTGCTGCGCTCAGCAGGCCAGGCTGCCATCCAGGCGAAGCAGGCCTAA
- a CDS encoding MerR family transcriptional regulator, with protein sequence MAAAPLRAVPVGLLSIGQVLAALQDDFADLTPSKLRFLEDQGLVTPERTKSGYRKFSQEHVERVRLVLTLQRDHYLPLKKIAEVLEELDAGRDPVIPGASQRSASTILSSKEVLSSDELCHAAATNKRFLGEAIAAGLLPATEVFPFDAIAQLNALVRLAQAGLTPRHLRSLRVAAEREAEMLAHAVASRGEKQGSPSAVDGSLELVEYLETVRSGVLRRKFGAL encoded by the coding sequence ATGGCGGCCGCGCCACTGCGGGCGGTGCCCGTCGGGCTGCTCAGCATCGGCCAGGTGCTTGCCGCGCTGCAGGACGACTTCGCTGACCTTACGCCGTCGAAGCTGCGGTTCCTTGAAGACCAGGGGCTCGTTACCCCGGAGCGCACGAAGTCGGGTTACCGCAAGTTCTCGCAGGAGCACGTGGAGCGCGTCCGCCTCGTGCTGACGCTCCAGCGCGACCACTACCTGCCGCTGAAGAAGATCGCCGAGGTGCTCGAGGAGCTCGACGCGGGCCGTGACCCCGTCATACCCGGAGCCTCGCAGCGCAGCGCGTCAACGATCCTGTCGTCGAAGGAGGTGCTCTCGAGTGATGAGCTGTGCCACGCCGCCGCGACCAACAAGCGCTTCCTTGGTGAGGCGATCGCGGCAGGCCTGCTGCCCGCCACCGAGGTCTTCCCGTTCGATGCCATCGCGCAGCTGAACGCGCTCGTTCGACTCGCTCAGGCGGGCCTCACGCCGCGTCACCTGCGGTCGCTGCGGGTCGCCGCGGAGCGCGAAGCGGAGATGCTCGCGCACGCCGTTGCCTCGCGTGGCGAGAAGCAGGGTTCCCCGAGCGCGGTTGACGGGTCCCTTGAGCTTGTCGAGTATCTTGAGACCGTCCGCTCCGGCGTGTTGCGGCGGAAGTTTGGCGCGCTATAG